The nucleotide window GTGCTGTTATTGCTCCATTAGTTGCTAAATTTATAAAATCTCCAGTAGCTAAAGGACTTGCAATAGGAACATCTAGCCATGCTGTTGGAACTTCTAAAGCAATAGAAATGGGAGAAGTAGAGGGAGCAATGAGTGGTTTAGCTCTTAGCTTAGCTGCAATTTCAACTTCATTTATAATTCCAATTTTACTTACTACTATTTTCAAAATTATCTAGAATAAAATTTAAAAGGTGTTGATATAATTTATCCAAAATTACGTCCGCACCTTCTTTTTTTTCTTTATAATATTTTTACTACTAAACAAAATTTTTACCTCTTTTTTCTATCTTAATTTATATGTATTATTTTTTGTATAATTTTAGGTAAAATTTCTTTAATAAATTGTTCTTAAAAAATCAATAGCATCCTTAAGTTTTAACTTATAAATGAACTCTTTTTCTTCCTCGTTTAATAAACTAAATCTTCTTTTAAATTCTAAAAAATGCATAATAACATCTCCTTTTTTTGTATGTATTTATATATACTCTTTCTATAGCCTTAATGTATCATACTATAAATACTTTGTCAACAAGTTTTTTAAAATTTTTTATAAATTTATTTCAAACCTTTATTTTTTCAATATTTTAGTGTATTCTTTTTTTTGTACAACTTTACTCAAATAAAATATTATAGACACTTTAGCATAATTATGTTATACTGTATATATATAGTAGTACATTTTAAAAGGAGGGAATTATATGAGTTTTGGAACTACTTTGAAAAGAATAAGATTAAAACATAAAGATAGTTTAAGGGGTCTTGCAAAAAAAATTAATTTACACTTCACTTTTATTGATAAAGTAGAAAAAGGTACTGCACCTATTTCAAATAACTTTATTGAAAGAGTTATTGAAGTATATCCTGATGAGGAAAAAACACTAAAAAAAGAATACTTGAAAGAAAATTTACCTAAAGTATTCAATAAAGATGAAAGCATTAAAATTTTAGAAGATAGTGAAGTTTTAAATCTTCCAGTTTATGGAAAAGCTAGTGCTGGTAGAGGTTATTTAAATATGGATAAACCTGATTACTACATGCCTATAACAAAAGGCGACTTCTCTTTAAATAGTTTCTTTGTAGAAATTACAGGAAATAGTATGGAGCCAACTTTAGAAGACGGGGAATATGCTTTAGTTGATCCTAATAACACTGCTTATGTTAAAAATAAGATATATGTTGTTACTTACAATGATGAGGGATATATAAAAAGAGTTGAACTAAAAGAAAAGAAAAAAACTATAACTTTAAAGAGTGATAATCCTGATTATGATGATATTGATATTCCTGAAGAAATGCAAGAATACTTTAAAATTAATGGAAGAGTTGTTGAAGTTATCTCTAAAAAAAGAATATTATAAAACTTTGAAAGAGTTGTTCCAAATTAAGTGGAGCAACTCTTTTTTTCTTATATATTTCAATACAAATTATAGAATTCTAAAAAAATTTAAAAATTTTTTGATGTAACTGTTGACATTACAACTAAATCATGATAATATAATTTTATAGGATGTAACTTCGATTATTACAACAATAAAAAAATAATTAAATATTTAGGAGGAAATTATCATGACAAACAAAGAAAAAGCATTAGAACTTATAGGAACATTCGTATCAGGAGATTCAGCAAAGGCAAAAGAACTTCTTGCTAAAGATTATATTCAACATAATCTTGCTTACGGAACAGGATCCGATGCATTTGTAGGAGCTGTTGAATACCTTGCATCAGCACCTGTAAAAACAACTGTTAATAATATTCGTGCATTTGAAGATGGAGATAAAGTATTCTTACATACTGTAT belongs to Fusobacterium periodonticum ATCC 33693 and includes:
- a CDS encoding XRE family transcriptional regulator produces the protein MSFGTTLKRIRLKHKDSLRGLAKKINLHFTFIDKVEKGTAPISNNFIERVIEVYPDEEKTLKKEYLKENLPKVFNKDESIKILEDSEVLNLPVYGKASAGRGYLNMDKPDYYMPITKGDFSLNSFFVEITGNSMEPTLEDGEYALVDPNNTAYVKNKIYVVTYNDEGYIKRVELKEKKKTITLKSDNPDYDDIDIPEEMQEYFKINGRVVEVISKKRIL